In one window of Tenacibaculum mesophilum DNA:
- a CDS encoding Crp/Fnr family transcriptional regulator: MLKKHLASYNILSEEEIDNFVNLVRYKKLNKGDFFIQEGNTCKEVAFITSGIFRSFYHSSDEKEATYCFLSENSFVTAYSSFISQTKTNENIQALTNAELYIITKEQFVALENSSTNWLRLFKIFAEQEYINLENRIFVLQNESAENRYKKLLETHPNYLKTIPLQYLASYLGITQRHLSRIRKSVFY; encoded by the coding sequence ATGCTCAAAAAACACTTGGCCTCTTATAATATTCTTTCCGAAGAAGAAATAGACAACTTTGTAAATTTAGTTAGATATAAAAAACTTAACAAAGGTGATTTTTTTATTCAAGAAGGTAACACTTGCAAAGAAGTAGCTTTTATAACTTCTGGTATTTTTAGGTCGTTTTATCATTCGTCTGACGAAAAAGAAGCTACTTATTGTTTTTTATCAGAAAACTCATTTGTTACTGCATATTCATCTTTTATTTCTCAAACAAAAACTAATGAAAATATTCAAGCGTTAACCAACGCTGAACTATACATCATTACCAAAGAACAATTTGTAGCACTAGAAAACTCAAGTACCAATTGGCTACGCCTTTTTAAAATATTTGCTGAACAAGAATATATAAATCTTGAAAACAGAATATTTGTTTTGCAAAATGAAAGCGCTGAAAACCGTTACAAAAAACTGTTAGAAACGCACCCAAACTACCTAAAAACCATTCCATTACAGTACCTAGCTTCTTATTTAGGAATTACACAACGACATTTAAGCCGAATTAGAAAATCGGTTTTTTATTAG
- a CDS encoding phage holin family protein has product MKTFLKVLLTALAVIVLANILPGVTVASYTTAVIVAVVIALLNLFVRPLLVFFTLPATIVTLGLFLFVINAVIILLADKLVSGFAVSGFFTALLFSVLLSIFRSLMFSLLKEGDE; this is encoded by the coding sequence ATGAAAACATTTTTAAAAGTATTGTTAACGGCATTAGCAGTAATTGTATTGGCAAATATTTTACCAGGAGTAACAGTAGCTAGTTATACAACTGCAGTAATTGTAGCAGTAGTAATTGCGTTGTTAAACCTGTTTGTACGTCCGTTGTTAGTATTTTTTACACTACCAGCAACCATCGTTACATTAGGGTTATTCTTATTTGTGATTAATGCAGTGATTATATTATTGGCAGATAAATTAGTGTCAGGGTTTGCAGTTAGCGGATTTTTTACAGCACTCTTGTTCAGTGTGTTGCTGTCAATTTTCAGATCGTTAATGTTTTCACTATTAAAAGAAGGAGACGAATAA
- the tig gene encoding trigger factor produces the protein MNITKENVDALNAVVKVDIVAEDYQDKVTKVLNDYRKTANIPGFRKGHVPMGMVKKQYGKSVMIDEVNKLLQESLNKFLVEEKLDILGNPLPRVQEDFNWDADKFSFEFELGLAPEFDVNLQPKNKVTQYNIVATDELIEKEVENIQSRYGKMSAKDEVAEQTNVTGTFVNEEKEINKKSTISVKDIKGKTNLKKFVGAKVGDVLELKTKNLFEDEHKLQGALGVSHEEVHDLDIPVTFTIEEITEIEPAELDQELFDKLFADGSVKTVTELKDKIKEDAEKQFQQQADQQLLNAITENLVDNTKFDLPVEFLQKWLQTAGEKELTAEEAVEEYNKSEKGLRYQLIEGKIMKDNDIKLDYAELVDYAKGFIRAQMAQFGNMNPEEKELDDIAGRILQNQDEAQKLQSQLISQKLLAFYKENMSFDTKEVSYEDFIKEVYK, from the coding sequence ATGAATATAACAAAAGAAAACGTAGATGCATTAAATGCAGTTGTAAAAGTTGATATTGTTGCAGAAGATTATCAAGATAAAGTAACAAAAGTATTAAACGATTACCGTAAAACAGCTAACATTCCTGGTTTTAGAAAAGGTCATGTACCAATGGGAATGGTAAAGAAGCAGTACGGAAAATCAGTAATGATTGATGAGGTAAACAAGCTTTTACAAGAGTCGTTAAACAAATTCTTAGTTGAAGAGAAGTTAGATATCTTAGGTAACCCATTACCAAGAGTTCAAGAAGATTTCAATTGGGATGCAGATAAATTCTCTTTTGAATTCGAATTAGGATTAGCTCCTGAGTTCGACGTAAACTTACAACCAAAAAACAAAGTAACTCAATATAACATTGTTGCTACAGACGAGTTAATCGAGAAAGAAGTTGAAAACATCCAATCTCGTTACGGTAAAATGTCAGCTAAAGACGAAGTTGCTGAACAAACTAATGTAACTGGTACTTTTGTAAACGAAGAGAAAGAAATCAACAAAAAATCTACAATTTCTGTAAAAGATATTAAAGGAAAAACAAACTTAAAGAAGTTTGTAGGTGCTAAAGTTGGAGACGTTTTAGAATTAAAAACTAAAAACTTATTTGAAGACGAGCACAAGTTACAAGGGGCTTTAGGAGTATCTCACGAAGAGGTTCATGACTTAGATATTCCTGTAACATTTACTATTGAAGAAATTACTGAGATAGAACCAGCAGAATTAGATCAAGAGTTATTTGATAAGTTATTTGCTGATGGAAGTGTAAAAACTGTAACTGAATTAAAAGATAAAATTAAAGAAGACGCAGAAAAGCAATTCCAACAACAAGCAGATCAACAATTGTTAAACGCAATTACCGAGAACTTAGTGGATAACACAAAGTTTGATTTACCAGTTGAATTCTTACAAAAGTGGTTACAAACTGCAGGAGAAAAAGAATTAACTGCTGAAGAAGCTGTTGAAGAATATAACAAGTCTGAAAAAGGATTACGTTACCAATTAATCGAAGGAAAGATTATGAAAGATAACGACATCAAATTAGACTATGCAGAGTTAGTAGACTATGCAAAAGGATTTATTAGAGCTCAAATGGCTCAATTTGGAAACATGAATCCAGAAGAAAAAGAGTTAGATGATATCGCAGGAAGAATCTTACAAAATCAAGACGAAGCTCAAAAATTACAATCTCAATTAATAAGCCAAAAATTATTAGCTTTTTATAAAGAAAACATGAGCTTTGATACAAAAGAAGTTTCTTACGAAGATTTCATTAAAGAAGTATACAAGTAA
- the clpP gene encoding ATP-dependent Clp endopeptidase proteolytic subunit ClpP gives MDYGKEFEKYATKHHGINSNYLGKITSSLTPYIMEERQMNITQMDVFSRLMMDRIIFLGTGINDQVANVIQAQLLFLESVDASKDISIYINSPGGGVYAGLGIYDTMQFIKPDVATICTGMAASMGAVLMCAGEKGKRSALPHSRIMIHQPLGGAQGQASDIEITAREILKLKDELYEIIAKHSGQTVEKVNKDSDRDYWMKADEAKAYGMVDEILTRK, from the coding sequence ATGGATTACGGAAAAGAGTTCGAAAAATACGCAACAAAACACCACGGAATAAATAGTAATTACTTAGGAAAAATAACAAGTAGCTTAACTCCATATATTATGGAAGAACGCCAAATGAACATTACTCAAATGGATGTTTTTTCTCGTTTAATGATGGATAGAATTATTTTTTTAGGTACTGGAATTAATGACCAAGTAGCCAATGTAATTCAAGCACAATTATTGTTTTTAGAAAGTGTAGATGCATCAAAAGATATTTCAATTTACATTAATTCACCAGGAGGTGGTGTATATGCTGGTTTGGGTATTTACGATACTATGCAATTTATTAAACCAGATGTAGCAACAATTTGTACAGGTATGGCTGCTTCAATGGGAGCTGTATTAATGTGTGCAGGAGAAAAAGGAAAGCGTTCAGCATTACCACACTCTCGTATTATGATTCATCAGCCACTAGGTGGAGCACAAGGACAAGCATCTGATATTGAAATTACAGCTCGTGAAATTTTAAAATTAAAAGATGAGTTGTATGAAATCATAGCTAAGCACTCAGGTCAAACAGTAGAAAAAGTAAACAAAGATTCTGATAGAGATTATTGGATGAAGGCCGACGAAGCAAAAGCATACGGTATGGTAGACGAAATTTTAACTAGAAAATAA
- the clpX gene encoding ATP-dependent Clp protease ATP-binding subunit ClpX, protein MSKEENLQCSFCGRKKPETDLLIAGLDAHICDKCIEQAYGIVEEEIAEAKTSDLSKDLTLKKPREIKAFLDEYIIGQDQTKRAMSVAVYNHYKRLLQTRDDEDEVEIEKSNIVLVGETGTGKTLVARTIAKMLNVPFSIVDATVLTQAGYVGEDVESILSRLLQAADYDVEKAERGIVFIDEIDKIARKGDNPSITRDVSGEGVQQALLKLLEGAVVNVAPKGGRKHPEQKFIEVNTKDILFIAGGAFSGIDRFISKRLNMQAVGYSASVEEDKIDHDNLLQYITPLDLKSFGLIPEIIGRLPVLSYMNPLDEKTLRAILTEPKNSIIKQYTKLFAMDDVTFEMTEDALQFIVDKAVEYKLGARGLRSLCEAILTDAMFDMPSSEEKEFKVTKEYAESKLTKSALKKLRAAS, encoded by the coding sequence ATGTCGAAAGAAGAAAATTTACAATGTTCCTTTTGCGGGCGTAAAAAACCAGAAACCGATTTATTAATTGCTGGTTTAGATGCACATATATGTGATAAATGTATAGAGCAAGCCTATGGAATTGTAGAAGAGGAAATAGCTGAAGCTAAAACAAGCGATTTATCAAAAGATTTAACCTTGAAAAAGCCAAGAGAAATCAAAGCTTTTTTAGATGAATATATTATAGGGCAAGATCAAACCAAAAGAGCTATGTCTGTAGCTGTATACAATCATTATAAAAGATTGTTACAAACTAGAGATGATGAAGATGAGGTAGAGATAGAAAAATCGAACATTGTTTTAGTAGGAGAAACTGGAACAGGAAAAACCTTAGTGGCTCGTACAATTGCTAAAATGCTAAATGTACCATTTTCTATAGTAGATGCAACTGTATTAACACAAGCAGGTTATGTAGGAGAAGACGTAGAAAGTATTTTAAGTCGTTTGTTACAAGCAGCAGATTACGATGTTGAAAAAGCAGAAAGAGGTATAGTATTTATTGATGAAATAGATAAAATAGCTCGTAAAGGAGACAATCCATCAATTACACGAGATGTTTCTGGAGAAGGTGTGCAGCAAGCTTTATTAAAGTTATTAGAAGGAGCAGTTGTAAATGTGGCTCCTAAAGGAGGAAGAAAGCATCCAGAACAAAAGTTTATTGAAGTAAATACTAAAGATATTTTATTTATTGCAGGAGGAGCATTTTCTGGAATTGATAGATTTATTAGTAAGCGTTTAAATATGCAAGCAGTTGGTTATAGTGCTTCGGTAGAAGAAGATAAAATTGACCACGATAACTTATTGCAATACATTACACCTCTAGATTTAAAGTCTTTTGGTTTAATACCAGAAATCATTGGTCGTTTACCAGTATTGAGTTATATGAATCCGTTAGATGAAAAAACACTTAGAGCTATTTTAACAGAGCCTAAGAACTCAATAATCAAACAGTATACAAAACTGTTTGCAATGGATGATGTAACGTTTGAAATGACTGAAGATGCATTGCAATTTATTGTTGATAAAGCAGTAGAGTATAAACTAGGAGCTCGAGGATTACGTTCGTTATGTGAAGCTATTTTAACCGATGCGATGTTCGATATGCCAAGTTCTGAAGAAAAAGAATTTAAGGTAACAAAAGAATATGCTGAATCTAAACTAACAAAATCGGCATTAAAAAAATTAAGAGCAGCATCTTAA
- a CDS encoding leucine-rich repeat domain-containing protein: MKIITSACFATFFAFNIYSQETIRIPDIGLEECLINLKIDSNGLNGSITISDAEYVTNLNVNDPVTNKDLPNVYSKIKDLTGLESFPNLRRLDCFGNEITKIDLSQSSSISFLNCSENKIERLDVSKNHNLTYISCDYNKLTSLILGENPNIQSLYASYNQLTTLDVSNCPNLESMDVTGNKIKTIIVSEKQLANIPQGWYKDEKTTYTTSNGTVSDNKVAKEEIVVEQEENKVESTENKPKEIKKPVQKYAESFIKLVVSEYEKSVLNETYLKQIREDLMYKYDIKDEEITKWIQQYSKLHKTE, encoded by the coding sequence ATGAAAATAATTACTTCAGCTTGTTTTGCAACTTTTTTTGCATTTAACATATATTCACAAGAAACAATTCGTATTCCTGATATTGGCTTAGAAGAATGTTTAATTAACTTAAAAATTGACTCGAATGGTTTGAATGGTAGTATTACAATTAGTGATGCTGAGTATGTTACCAACTTAAATGTTAATGATCCTGTTACTAATAAAGATTTACCTAATGTATATTCTAAAATTAAAGACTTAACAGGCTTAGAAAGTTTTCCTAATTTAAGACGTTTAGATTGTTTTGGCAATGAAATTACTAAAATTGATTTATCACAAAGCTCTTCTATTAGTTTTTTAAACTGTAGTGAAAATAAAATTGAACGTTTGGATGTTAGCAAAAATCATAATTTAACTTATATAAGTTGTGATTATAACAAATTAACATCTTTAATACTTGGTGAAAACCCAAACATTCAAAGTTTATACGCTAGTTACAATCAACTTACTACGTTAGACGTTTCAAACTGCCCTAACTTAGAAAGTATGGATGTTACTGGTAATAAAATTAAAACTATAATTGTTAGTGAAAAGCAATTAGCTAACATTCCTCAAGGATGGTATAAAGACGAAAAAACTACATATACAACCAGTAATGGTACTGTTTCTGATAACAAGGTAGCAAAAGAAGAGATTGTTGTAGAACAGGAAGAAAATAAAGTAGAATCTACTGAAAACAAACCTAAGGAAATAAAAAAACCTGTACAAAAGTATGCCGAAAGCTTTATAAAATTGGTTGTTTCTGAATATGAAAAAAGTGTATTAAACGAAACATATTTAAAGCAGATAAGAGAAGATCTTATGTACAAATATGATATTAAAGACGAAGAGATTACTAAATGGATACAGCAATATAGTAAGCTTCATAAAACAGAATAA